In Quercus robur chromosome 10, dhQueRobu3.1, whole genome shotgun sequence, a genomic segment contains:
- the LOC126703673 gene encoding UDP-glycosyltransferase 92A1-like, whose translation MVPRDHIVMLPFMAHGHLIPFLALARQIQQRTGFTITIASTKLNIQYLRSTISTVSNSQSLFNIRFAELPFNSTDHDLPPNSENTENLSLGNIGKLFHASISLKDPVLHLVNDIIHQEGKPPLCIISDVFFGWATELAKSVNTVNITFTTGGAYGTLAYVSVWLNLPHRSSDSDEFKVPGFPESYRFHRSQLHQYIRDADGEDLWSRFMQTQISQSCGSIGWLCNSVEEIEPLGFDLLRKYLRLPVWSIGPLIPPALLKNTSSSGFSFSKQHAGKRPGLTTEKCIEWLDLHGPDSVLYISFGSQNTIGLSQMMELAIGLEDSGVSFIWVIRPPIGFDMKSEFRDEWLPEGFEERMKQSKRGLLVRNWAPQLDILSHKSTGAFLSHCGWNSVLESLSQGVPILGWPMAAEQAYNSKMLMEEMGVSVELTRGSQGIIVGKEVKRVIELVLEKEGKGKDMRNKAVEVKKQLRAAVSDETENKGSSVKAMDDFVRTILYKSQEQAVSIEVQK comes from the coding sequence ACCATCACCATTGCCAGCACCAAGCTCAACATTCAATACCTCCGTTCCACCATTTCAACTGTCTCAAATTCACAATCCCTCTTCAACATCAGATTTGCTGAGCTCCCATTCAACAGCACTGACCATGACTTACCACCCAACTCTGAGAACACTGAGAACTTGTCTCTCGGCAACATAGGAAAGCTCTTTCATGCATCAATCAGTCTCAAGGACCCTGTCTTGCACCTTGTCAATGATATCATCCACCAAGAAGGGAAACCTCCGCTCTGTATAATATCAGACGTGTTCTTTGGGTGGGCCACAGAGCTTGCAAAGAGTGTAAACACTGTGAATATTACATTCACCACTGGTGGTGCCTATGGCACCTTGGCTTACGTTTCTGTTTGGCTCAACCTACCACATCGCTCATCAGATTCTGATGAGTTCAAAGTCCCGGGGTTCCCTGAAAGCTACCGTTTTCATCGCTCTCAACTTCATCAATATATAAGAGATGCAGATGGTGAGGACTTGTGGTCTAGATTTATGCAGACACAGATTTCACAATCTTGTGGGTCTATTGGTTGGTTGTGTAACTCAGTTGAGGAAATTGAACCATTGGGGTTCGATCTTCTGAGAAAGTATCTCAGACTTCCTGTTTGGTCTATTGGGCCTCTTATTCCTCCAGCGTTACTTAAGAATACATCATCTtcaggtttttctttttctaaacaACATGCTGGAAAAAGACCAGGACTCACTACTGAAAAATGCATTGAGTGGCTTGATTTGCACGGTCCTGATTCGGTTCTTTACATTTCTTTTGGCTCGCAAAACACTATTGGTTTGTCCCAAATGATGGAATTAGCTATTGGGTTGGAGGATAGTGGAGTATCTTTCATTTGGGTCATAAGGCCACCCATTGGTTTCGACATGAAAAGTGAGTTCAGAGATGAATGGTTACCAGAAGGGTTTGAAGAAAGAATGAAGCAAAGCAAACGAGGGTTGTTAGTGCGTAACTGGGCACCCCAGTTGGACATTCTGTCACACAAATCCACAGGAGCATTTCTAAGCCATTGTGGATGGAACTCTGTATTGGAGAGCTTAAGCCAAGGTGTGCCTATTCTAGGATGGCCTATGGCGGCTGAGCAAGCTTACAACTCAAAGATGCTGATGGAGGAGATGGGTGTGAGTGTAGAGTTGACGAGAGGGAGTCAAGGAATTATTGTGGGGAAAGAGGTGAAGAGGGTCATTGAATTGGTTTTGGAAAAAGAGGGTAAAGGCAAGGATATGAGGAATAAGGCTGTTGAGGTTAAAAAGCAGTTGAGGGCAGCGGTAAGTGATGAGACAGAGAATAAGGGTTCTTCTGTTAAAGCAATGGATGACTTTGTGAGAACCATTCTTTACAAGAGTCAAGAGCAAGCAGTGTCAATTGaggttcaaaaataa